A window of Platichthys flesus chromosome 23, fPlaFle2.1, whole genome shotgun sequence contains these coding sequences:
- the LOC133948647 gene encoding plexin-C1-like isoform X2 yields the protein MILLPGLLFILWGEAARCRLQDGSFTFNGDVNHYAVATNTVYVATNDMLYQLSHDLTLVHSVPQRGVLKRGAQVPFHRVSETDFANATFRINVLLPLVENDTLISCGVIDEECGHCEILKLMDISSLQHSESIQVGSLDHSNASIAVLVKVEKNTYILTALRQSPNPTERPNCTTDLETVQLQNAENNLYGGIFSLSDNNGKPLIESSGEVEFVDGFQISSTMYLLSNVRSTDESNRIRLIWLKGGGSKTQTIKSLRGATLKVSEAGGHRLVASSVIPGAQPVLWSGVFSADVGQTNTKLLVFDISPDFTAKDNTDPDFYIHGEKRPSAAEPKTLRPKAVLFRQSNMTSVLAVRHKTWVVFFIGTGDGQLIKLAVDKDYHTSCPMVLYRADDDRQVFPKIQLDPVDRNYVYVPVRNQMKRVPVSNCSTYRDVKECWSAQDPHCVWCGSKDSCTFEDDCVDSDWLSIPEDYQEKMVSHRVAKEQTGQITLNVQTHLTAGQKARSNFACQFSVRSGALHCTSGPAPMFPQCTCILPNGPLPAEVFVKIRFGTTQLLERLTLTNCSDIRGPPTSVLCRQCFEVGCSWSINKCSWADEGVRNDSVCQRMVSGKKFSTPEISSIDPGVVSFYGRNHAVLYGLNLSDVTRVRMQAHTECKPQESPVWNNTGTSLTFHIPSVDSKGVVKVCALLPDGSCHGSSTITYQSSPSCSAIVPNSTWLSGKRKLTIIGSHLDFVEGVTQSHALQEVRLPQNRTYQNLTFETVAAVNAQGPFPSTVFLKVGNKTLPCTPTITVYPEPKFISFKSILVGDYVRITIEKKADKLEMMKTELSVMAVLGEEPFNCNMTAQESHNGTDTFACEIQDKRVAEFQHLIIKYGDEMVKLHRKSSFPFIWLRLFLLPIPCIIITVVMVYRSKQKKLTDKMKNDMENLELDIRNDIRQD from the exons ATGATCCTGCTGCCTGGTCTGCTTTTTATTCTCTGGGGAGAAGCGGCTCGGTGTCGGTTGCAGGATGGAAGCTTCACTTTCAATGGAGATGTTAACCACTACGCCGTGGCCACCAACACGGTTTACGTGGCTACAAATGATATGCTGTACCAGCTGAGCCACGACCTCACCCTGGTCCACAGTGTGCCCCAGAGAGGAGTTCTGAAGCGCGGGGCCCAGGTGCCGTTTCACCGGGTTTCTGAGACGGATTTCGCGAACGCAACTTTCAGGATCAACGTGTTGCTTCCATTGGTTGAGAACGATACTTTGATCAGCTGCGGGGTGATCGACGAAGAGTGTGGCCACTGCGAGATACTGAAGCTGATGGACATCTCCAGCCTCCAGCACAGTGAGAGCATCCAGGTGGGATCACTGGATCACAGCAACGCGTCGATCGCAGTCTTAGTGAAGGTGGAGAAGAACACCTACATTCTGACCGCGTTACGGCAAAGTCCGAACCCGACGGAGAGGCCCAACTGCACAACTGACTTAGAAACTGTCCAGCTCCAAAACGCGGAGAATAACCTGTATGGAGGCATATTTTCTCTCAGCGACAATAATGGCAAGCCATTGATCGAAAGCAGTGGCGAAGTGGAGTTTGTGGATGGATTTCAGATCAGTTCCACCATGTATCTGCTCTCCAACGTGCGCTCTACCGATGAAAGCAACAGAATCCGCCTGATTTGGCTCAAGGGTGGAGGCAGCAAGACTCAGACTATCAAGTCGCTGCGAGGTGCGACTCTCAAGGTCTCTGAAGCCGGAGGTCACAGACTCGTGGCCTCCTCGGTGATCCCGGGGGCGCAGCCGGTGCTGTGGAGCGGAGTGTTCAGTGCGGACGTGGGACAGACCAACACCAAGCTGCTTGTGTTTGACATCAGCCCTGATTTCACCGCAAAAGATAATACAGATCCAGACTTCTACATCCACGGTGAAAAGAGGCCCAGTGCTGCCGAG ccGAAGACACTGAGGCCGAAAGCCGTGCTCTTCAGGCAGAGCAACATGACCTCTGTGCTGGCAGTGAGGCACAAAACCTGGGTGGTCTTCTTCATCGGGACTGGAGATGGGCAGCTCATAAAG CTCGCTGTGGATAAGGACTATCACACCTCCTGTCCCATGGTGCTCTACAGAGCTGATGACGATCGCCAAGTGTTTCCCAAGATTCAGCTGGATCCGGTGGATCGTAACTATGTGTACGTGCCAGTAAGAAACCAG ATGAAGCGTGTTCCTGTATCAAATTGCAGCACGTACAGAGATGTGAAGGAGTGTTGGTCTGCACAGGATCCACACTGTGTCTGGTGTGGCTCCAAAGATAG tTGCACGTTTGAAGACGACTGTGTAGATTCCGACTGGTTGTCCATTCCTGAGGATTATCAAGAGAAAATGGTTTCCCACAGAGTTGCTAAGGAGCAAACTGGCCAG ATCACACTGAACGTCCAGACTCACCTGACCGCAGGTCAGAAGGCACGGTCCAACTTCGCCTGTCAGTTTTCTGTGAGGTCCGGTGCGCTTCACTGCACCAGTGGCCCTGCTCCGAtgttcccacaatgcacctgcATCCTCCCTAATGGCCCACTTCCCGCAGAAG TCTTTGTAAAAATTAGATTTGGGACGACGCAGTTATTGGAACGACTGACGCTGACCAACTGCTCTGACATCAGGGGTCCGCCAACCTCTGTCTT GTGTCGGCAGTGTTTCGAGGTCGGATGCAGCTGGAGCATAAACAAGTGTTCATGGGCAGATGAAGGAGTCAGAAAT gacagTGTTTGCCAAAGGATGGTGTCAGGAAAAAAGTTTTCT ACGCCAGAGATCTCCTCCATCGATCCCGGCGTTGTGTCTTTCTACGGCAGAAACCATGCGGTGTTATACGGTCTTAACCTCAGTGACGTGACCAGAGTGAGGATGCAGGCGCACACAGAATGCAAGCCACAAGA ATCTCCTGTTTGGAATAACACAGGCACGAGTCTGACGTTCCACATTCCCAGTGTGGATAGTAAAGGCGTGGTCAAAGTCTGTGCCCTCCTCCCAGACGGTAGTTGCCACGGCAGCAGCACCATCACCTACCAGTCATCCCCATCTTGCTCGGCCATTGTACCAAACAGCACCTGGCTCAG TGGGAAGAGGAAGTTGACAATCATAGGCTCTCATCTGGACTTTGTGGAAGGTGTCACGCAGAGCCACGCCCTGCAGGAAGTCCGACTTCCTCAAAACAGGACCTATCAG AATCTCACCTTTGAAACAGTTGCAGCTGTAAATGCACAGGGGCCTTTTCCCAGCACTGTGTTTCTGAAAGTAGGCAACAAAACGTTGCCCTGCACCCCAACCATCACCGTCTACCCAGAGCCCAAGTTTATCAGCTTCAAATCCATCCTTGTCGGGGACTACGTGCGCATCACCATAGAG aAAAAGGCAGACAAACTGGAGATGATGAAAACAGAGTTGTCAGTAATGGCCGTTCTGGGAGAAGAACCTTTCAACTGCAACATGACGGCCCAAGAAAGTCACAATGGGACTGACACGTTTGCCTGTGAAATCCAAGACAAACGGGTTGCTGAATTTCAGCATTTAATT ATAAAGTATGGAGACGAGATGGTAAAACTCCATCGTAAATCATCGTTTCCGTTTATTTGGCTGCGGCTCTTTCTGCTGCCGATACCCTGCATTATCATCA CGGTGGTGATGGTTTACCGAAGCAAACAGAAGAAGCTCACCGATAAGATGAAAAATGACATGGAAAACCTAGAGCTGGACATCAGGAACGATATCAGACAAG ATTAA
- the LOC133948647 gene encoding plexin-C1-like isoform X1: MILLPGLLFILWGEAARCRLQDGSFTFNGDVNHYAVATNTVYVATNDMLYQLSHDLTLVHSVPQRGVLKRGAQVPFHRVSETDFANATFRINVLLPLVENDTLISCGVIDEECGHCEILKLMDISSLQHSESIQVGSLDHSNASIAVLVKVEKNTYILTALRQSPNPTERPNCTTDLETVQLQNAENNLYGGIFSLSDNNGKPLIESSGEVEFVDGFQISSTMYLLSNVRSTDESNRIRLIWLKGGGSKTQTIKSLRGATLKVSEAGGHRLVASSVIPGAQPVLWSGVFSADVGQTNTKLLVFDISPDFTAKDNTDPDFYIHGEKRPSAAEPKTLRPKAVLFRQSNMTSVLAVRHKTWVVFFIGTGDGQLIKLAVDKDYHTSCPMVLYRADDDRQVFPKIQLDPVDRNYVYVPVRNQMKRVPVSNCSTYRDVKECWSAQDPHCVWCGSKDSCTFEDDCVDSDWLSIPEDYQEKMVSHRVAKEQTGQITLNVQTHLTAGQKARSNFACQFSVRSGALHCTSGPAPMFPQCTCILPNGPLPAEVFVKIRFGTTQLLERLTLTNCSDIRGPPTSVLCRQCFEVGCSWSINKCSWADEGVRNDSVCQRMVSGKKFSTPEISSIDPGVVSFYGRNHAVLYGLNLSDVTRVRMQAHTECKPQESPVWNNTGTSLTFHIPSVDSKGVVKVCALLPDGSCHGSSTITYQSSPSCSAIVPNSTWLSGKRKLTIIGSHLDFVEGVTQSHALQEVRLPQNRTYQNLTFETVAAVNAQGPFPSTVFLKVGNKTLPCTPTITVYPEPKFISFKSILVGDYVRITIEKKADKLEMMKTELSVMAVLGEEPFNCNMTAQESHNGTDTFACEIQDKRVAEFQHLIIKYGDEMVKLHRKSSFPFIWLRLFLLPIPCIIITVVMVYRSKQKKLTDKMKNDMENLELDIRNDIRQGQSQSPAPCPYRMRKVRIKYQR; the protein is encoded by the exons ATGATCCTGCTGCCTGGTCTGCTTTTTATTCTCTGGGGAGAAGCGGCTCGGTGTCGGTTGCAGGATGGAAGCTTCACTTTCAATGGAGATGTTAACCACTACGCCGTGGCCACCAACACGGTTTACGTGGCTACAAATGATATGCTGTACCAGCTGAGCCACGACCTCACCCTGGTCCACAGTGTGCCCCAGAGAGGAGTTCTGAAGCGCGGGGCCCAGGTGCCGTTTCACCGGGTTTCTGAGACGGATTTCGCGAACGCAACTTTCAGGATCAACGTGTTGCTTCCATTGGTTGAGAACGATACTTTGATCAGCTGCGGGGTGATCGACGAAGAGTGTGGCCACTGCGAGATACTGAAGCTGATGGACATCTCCAGCCTCCAGCACAGTGAGAGCATCCAGGTGGGATCACTGGATCACAGCAACGCGTCGATCGCAGTCTTAGTGAAGGTGGAGAAGAACACCTACATTCTGACCGCGTTACGGCAAAGTCCGAACCCGACGGAGAGGCCCAACTGCACAACTGACTTAGAAACTGTCCAGCTCCAAAACGCGGAGAATAACCTGTATGGAGGCATATTTTCTCTCAGCGACAATAATGGCAAGCCATTGATCGAAAGCAGTGGCGAAGTGGAGTTTGTGGATGGATTTCAGATCAGTTCCACCATGTATCTGCTCTCCAACGTGCGCTCTACCGATGAAAGCAACAGAATCCGCCTGATTTGGCTCAAGGGTGGAGGCAGCAAGACTCAGACTATCAAGTCGCTGCGAGGTGCGACTCTCAAGGTCTCTGAAGCCGGAGGTCACAGACTCGTGGCCTCCTCGGTGATCCCGGGGGCGCAGCCGGTGCTGTGGAGCGGAGTGTTCAGTGCGGACGTGGGACAGACCAACACCAAGCTGCTTGTGTTTGACATCAGCCCTGATTTCACCGCAAAAGATAATACAGATCCAGACTTCTACATCCACGGTGAAAAGAGGCCCAGTGCTGCCGAG ccGAAGACACTGAGGCCGAAAGCCGTGCTCTTCAGGCAGAGCAACATGACCTCTGTGCTGGCAGTGAGGCACAAAACCTGGGTGGTCTTCTTCATCGGGACTGGAGATGGGCAGCTCATAAAG CTCGCTGTGGATAAGGACTATCACACCTCCTGTCCCATGGTGCTCTACAGAGCTGATGACGATCGCCAAGTGTTTCCCAAGATTCAGCTGGATCCGGTGGATCGTAACTATGTGTACGTGCCAGTAAGAAACCAG ATGAAGCGTGTTCCTGTATCAAATTGCAGCACGTACAGAGATGTGAAGGAGTGTTGGTCTGCACAGGATCCACACTGTGTCTGGTGTGGCTCCAAAGATAG tTGCACGTTTGAAGACGACTGTGTAGATTCCGACTGGTTGTCCATTCCTGAGGATTATCAAGAGAAAATGGTTTCCCACAGAGTTGCTAAGGAGCAAACTGGCCAG ATCACACTGAACGTCCAGACTCACCTGACCGCAGGTCAGAAGGCACGGTCCAACTTCGCCTGTCAGTTTTCTGTGAGGTCCGGTGCGCTTCACTGCACCAGTGGCCCTGCTCCGAtgttcccacaatgcacctgcATCCTCCCTAATGGCCCACTTCCCGCAGAAG TCTTTGTAAAAATTAGATTTGGGACGACGCAGTTATTGGAACGACTGACGCTGACCAACTGCTCTGACATCAGGGGTCCGCCAACCTCTGTCTT GTGTCGGCAGTGTTTCGAGGTCGGATGCAGCTGGAGCATAAACAAGTGTTCATGGGCAGATGAAGGAGTCAGAAAT gacagTGTTTGCCAAAGGATGGTGTCAGGAAAAAAGTTTTCT ACGCCAGAGATCTCCTCCATCGATCCCGGCGTTGTGTCTTTCTACGGCAGAAACCATGCGGTGTTATACGGTCTTAACCTCAGTGACGTGACCAGAGTGAGGATGCAGGCGCACACAGAATGCAAGCCACAAGA ATCTCCTGTTTGGAATAACACAGGCACGAGTCTGACGTTCCACATTCCCAGTGTGGATAGTAAAGGCGTGGTCAAAGTCTGTGCCCTCCTCCCAGACGGTAGTTGCCACGGCAGCAGCACCATCACCTACCAGTCATCCCCATCTTGCTCGGCCATTGTACCAAACAGCACCTGGCTCAG TGGGAAGAGGAAGTTGACAATCATAGGCTCTCATCTGGACTTTGTGGAAGGTGTCACGCAGAGCCACGCCCTGCAGGAAGTCCGACTTCCTCAAAACAGGACCTATCAG AATCTCACCTTTGAAACAGTTGCAGCTGTAAATGCACAGGGGCCTTTTCCCAGCACTGTGTTTCTGAAAGTAGGCAACAAAACGTTGCCCTGCACCCCAACCATCACCGTCTACCCAGAGCCCAAGTTTATCAGCTTCAAATCCATCCTTGTCGGGGACTACGTGCGCATCACCATAGAG aAAAAGGCAGACAAACTGGAGATGATGAAAACAGAGTTGTCAGTAATGGCCGTTCTGGGAGAAGAACCTTTCAACTGCAACATGACGGCCCAAGAAAGTCACAATGGGACTGACACGTTTGCCTGTGAAATCCAAGACAAACGGGTTGCTGAATTTCAGCATTTAATT ATAAAGTATGGAGACGAGATGGTAAAACTCCATCGTAAATCATCGTTTCCGTTTATTTGGCTGCGGCTCTTTCTGCTGCCGATACCCTGCATTATCATCA CGGTGGTGATGGTTTACCGAAGCAAACAGAAGAAGCTCACCGATAAGATGAAAAATGACATGGAAAACCTAGAGCTGGACATCAGGAACGATATCAGACAAGGTCAGTCACAAAGTCCCGCCCCGTGTCCGTACAGAATGAGGAAGGTGCGGATCAAGTATCAACGCTAA